The following nucleotide sequence is from Salvia miltiorrhiza cultivar Shanhuang (shh) chromosome 7, IMPLAD_Smil_shh, whole genome shotgun sequence.
TTGGTGTCCTTGTTATCTATAGTGTCGAGTGTTTCTTgtcagcaaaaaaaaaatggtattaTCCCCAACAACTAATACAGTCTTAGGGCTGTTTAAAATGAAATTAGGATGTTAGCTAATGTAGCGTAATTTCAATTTTAAGATGAGTTTTAGAAATGATCGGAAATGAATGAAGTTGTTAAATAGAACAAGTTCAAAATTTTCTTGTTGAAAGGGGAAAAGATAGAACAAAAAATCTTGATTAGTTGTGAATTGGACAGTTTGGTTGCATTTGGATCCATGCCCTAAAGCTCTGGCCATGGATGGATCTAACTatcttaataaaaataagtGGGCCATCCCTGTTCAAAGAATTAAGTTGCAAAgaatatccacaatttttttagttttgcgATGTAGTCTCAAAGCAATGCTCTTTTTCTTTTAATCCTTTTATCAAACAGATGGGCTCCATTCCAATCCAATCTTTCCACATTTCCAATTTCAACACTCGATTTACATTTTTTAATCCACCCGTAATCAttagtttctttttttatatttagaTAAATTCAATGATTTttgggtaattctattcataactCAATTTAAGAGTGTTCGATTTTGGTAAATCGTGTCGAAATTTTTGATTTACAGAAAACGAAGTTAGCCGGGTTTTATTAATTGTTACCGATTCGAAAATTATTTCGCTGAGTAATCATTTCGGTTTtcaataaactaaaaactgaacattaaaaaaagaagaaaaaaaaattgttttggaattagtattttttatttagtacaaaaaaaaatcaataattaacaCAACAACAATATCATAAAAAAAGATATCATCAATATATCATCATTAAATCATAAACTTTGTAAATTAAATCCTAATTAACCAATCAATCGTATCATCATCAATCAACAAATCCTAATCCTAATTAACATAATAATCATACCATCAAGTCATCAACtaaaaaatcaacaaataaactcaaattcacaattttACCATCAACTCATGAACCAACAAATCCTAATTAATACCATTTTCACTTTTCAATAAGCAGTTAATACCATTTTCAATATTTAAGTAGTTAATACTCCCaccgtcccattataaatatTCCACTTTCCATAATGAAATATTCCATTATAAATGTCgcattccttttttggcaatatattatctctatacataatatttatatcattcctccaactcactttatctatcttctacacatttcttaattctcgtgcccaaaagtaatgaaacatttgtaatgagacagaggaaatatcattttcaatattttaatcaaattaacttaaataaataaattgactCACCCATTTTAAATTGAGACTTTCAATTTATGTACTAGATGTGTTAAGAGTATTGTGTTGTGTAAGCCGTAAGGTGAGGATGGGTCATGGGtttggggctatttttgaaatttaaataaataaataaataattataatatattaataaattaataaaaaaatgattttttgattttttactGATTCGTTTTGGTtaattcaaaaattgaaaaaagaaaattctaatctattatcATTATTGATCCAATATCCAAAAATTGGTATTGGTAACCAAAACCATTCTGGatacggttcggttcggtggGCAGCGAATCCATCATCATACAGCAGGGAAGGCCCGATATGGCCTGAAAACCGCTTAGATGCCCCTAATTCAATGTATTAGCATGAGATATGTTCAATGTCGCATATTGATAAAgaaactatatataatatattttttttgaaatcatACCAAAAATTACAATGGCTTCTTACAGACAGTGTCGAAAAAACAACCATCGCAAACAAAGGCATTATTATAAGCTTACAAAAGAGATCACCTCACATGGCTTCCCATCTAATTGTAATTTTAAGAGATTATAAATTTATGATGTCGATGCGACCATAGATTTATAATAAAGatcttttgaaattttatttattattatcttattaatttatatattgagTCTAAGTTAAGATCGttgataattattattcaagaaagattattaatttatcaagtGTTAATTTGAAAAGATTGAACggtatataaattttgtaagTTTAAATAACATGGTAGAGAAAGTGTTGGTAATATTAGAATAAacgttatttaaaatatattcgaGTCTGAAAaaaattctcttttttttcgAAAAGCAAAGTGTGAGACTGCAAATGTAATGTCACCCATTAGATCAAAATTACTTTGCGATTGTtccatcattttttattaataaaagaacaaaaataaGTGGCTCCTAccaaaaaaaagtaaatatcaATCTCTTGTAATAGATCTAGGCTATTACTCGTATTTTCCTGTAATTCTAATGGGATTTGAAGGAATTTTGGATAAAATCGATAGAACAGTGAAGTAGATAGGAATAGGAagaaggagaaagagagagagaagataatttCATTGCTTAGGTTTTCCCATTTCATGCACATACACTTTATATGCTAAGGTTTAAAGGTGGTGGGACCCTTGGGCTAAAGTTGCTAAATACAATAACATAAGTACtgaaaaacaaataaagataAGTGGTAACAATTGTGCCACATGTCACCAGATCTTGCATTTGGACCATTGACCTCTTAGCCACTTTTGATGTTCCCCATTTCAGCCAAATTCTTCCCACACGAACCAGTACTCTCTCTGCCTTGCTCAGTCAAACTCGAGTCTTCTTCTTCCCTCTTCTCAATCTTCTCCGACCCTCCAACCTTCACCGCTGCCGCCGTCTCTCTCTTCGGCACCACAGCTTTCCCAACTTCCATTCTCTCTCCTTTAATCTCGGAGTTTCCTAAGTTCATGACAATACCTCCCGGATTTTCAGATCCTTGACCGCAAGGATCGTCAACTTCGAATTTCCGGCGGAGAACCTTCAGATCCACCCATTCCGCCCCATCTGCTCCCCCTTCGATCCACTGGACAAGGCCTTGCTGAATCTCCTTCCCGTCACGAGTGATAGAACGATAATCAAGAACCGAAAAAGGTACCGCCTTGAAATGACCGTCGACATCGACTGCCGGAAGCTCAGTAGAAGGTATGATATTCTTACCCAAACATTTCTTAAGCAAAGATACATGAAACACTGGATGAATCTTTGAGGAATCTGGCAATTGAAGTTTGTATGCCACTTCACCAATTTTCTCTTGAACCTTGTAGGGTCCGTAATACTTGGCAGCGAGTTTCAGGTTCTTCCTCAGGACCACAGAATTCTGTCTGTACGGCTGCAGCTTAAGGTAAACAAGATCCCCAACTTTAAAGCTCCTTTCGATGCGGTGCTTGTTAGCATATAATCTCATTCTTTCCTGGGCCAAGGTCAAATTTTTTTTCAACATATGGACCATATCCTGCCTTTGAGTAACCCATTCCTTCACTTCTTGATTAGGAGAACTTAGATAAGCTCCTAATCCAGTGTGCGGAGGTGGAATTCCATATAGAGCTTGATAAGGAGAACACTTCAAACTGTTGTGGAAGCTAATATTGTACCAATATTCTGCTAAAGATAGCCACTTTACCCATTGTTTAGGAGTAGCTCCAGCCATACACCGCAAATAACCTTCCAAACATTGGTTGACCCTTTCTGACTGCCCATCCGACTGtgggtgatatgcagtggtcATGTCTAGTCTAGTTCCCATGGCTTTAAAGAGTTCTCTCCAAAACTGGCTGGTGAATAATTTATCCCTATCAGACACGATACTAACAGGTGGCCCATGAAGCTTATAGACATTGTCTAAGAACAGTTTGGCTACGGTCTGAGCAGTGAAGGGATGAGATAAAGCCAGAAAATGGGCATATTTACTGAGCCTATCAATCACCACCATAATCACGTCCTTTCCACAAGATTTAGGCAACCCCTCTATAAAATCCATTGTAATATGAGTCCAAAACTTGTCAGGTATAGGCAGTGGTTGCAATAACCCCAGATAAGGTACATGCTCAGATTTGTTTCTCTGGCAGACATCACACTGTTGCACTAGTTCTTCAACATCCTTCTTCATATGTGGCCAGAAAAAGAAAGATTTCAGCCTAGCATAAGTACCCCACACTCCTGAATGCCCACCAAAAGATGTATTATGCACCTCTTCCAGAATAGTTTGCCGAAGACCATTGCCTGAACCTACAACCACCCTTCCTTTATATCGAATAATTCCAGATACTACTGTGTAGTCTGCATAAGAAGTAGGATCAATAGGTTTAGAAAGTAGTACTTGTGAAAAATAAGCATCACCATCGTAGCTTTGTTTCACCCTTTGCATCCACAAAGGGGTGACTGTAGTGAGTGACTGACAATCCTCCCCATCTGTGGGATATCTTGATAAGGCATCAGCAGCCTTGTTCTCAGCCCCCTTTTTATACTGTATCTCATAATCCAGCCCTAATAACTTTGTTATCCATTTCTGTTGCACAGGGTTCATGACCTTCTGATCCAGAAGATGCTTGAGAGCTTGCTGATCCGTTTTAATGAAGAACTTGTGCCCTTGTAAGTAAGATTTCCACCTTTGCACATCTATGATTACAGCTAAAAACTCCCTTTCATAAACTGATAGTAACTGATTCTTAGGGCAGAGGGCCTTACTCATAAATGCTATAGGTTTGTCATTCTGCATTAACACAGCTCCCACCCCAACACCACTTGCATCAGTCTCTACTGTGAAGGGTTGGTTAAAATATGGGAGAGCCAAAACTGGAGCAAACACCATGGCATTTTTCAGTTCTTCAAATGCCTTAGTAGCTTCCTCACCCCACTTGAAATTGTCCTTTCTCAATAATTCAGTAAGGGGTCTGCTGATCAACCCATAGTGTTTTAAATTATCTGCTGCTATGAGTGATGAAAATATGGTGCAGTTGGCTGTGCATAATTTTGAAGGAAAGGCATTACACTGGCTGCAGAACTTTGGTTGTGAAAACTTGTTTACTATCAATTGGCAGCAGTTTATGGAGGAAGTAGCTTTGAAATTTGATGACTTAAATGAGGGAAAAATGGTTATGGAATTCAAAAATCTCAAACAGGCTGGCAATTATGAGGAGTATGTTGAGAAGTTTGAAGAACTTAGAGCTTGCTTACTACTCGGTAACAGCATGAATTATTCTGAAGAATATTTTGTGGCAAGTTTTATAAGTGGTTTATCAGAGGAAATGCAGGGACTCATGTTATTGTTTAAACCTAAAACACTACATGAGGCTATTGAAACAGGGAAACAACAGTTGTTTACCTTAGAAGCCCTTTCTAAGAGAGTTCGGCCACCTCCAAAGCCCTCCCCAAATCCAGTTCATAACCCCAGAAGGCCTGATATTTCCTTGACCCACAAACCAAATGCACTTAACAGTGCCAAGACCCCCATCAAGCTTTTGACTGGTGCTGAAATGGCTgcaagaagagagaaggggcTGTGTTATAATTGTGATGAGAAATATGTCTTTGGTCATAAATGCAAGCACAGGGTGTTCTACATGGCCATGGATGAAGAGCAAGAGTTGGCTCATCTCCAACAAGATGAGGAAGAGGCTGAACAGATCTGTGAGGATGGGGGACAGTTGGATGAGGTTTACATGGCAATGGAATCACTGCTAGGAAATCCTAACTCCACTACGATGAGGGTAATTGGGGAGTTTGGGGGAAGAGAGTTGAAGATACTTTTAGACACTGGAAGCACCCTCAGCTTCTTAAGAGAAGGGTTGGCAACAGAATTGAATATTCCGCTGGAGAAGGACAAACCAATCATGGTCAAGGGGGCTACTGGGCATAAACTGATAAGTAAGTGGAGAGTTCAGGACTTCACTTGGACTATCCAAGGCCACCAGTTCACCTTCTCACCTAGGATATTGAAGAATGAAGGGTATGATATGATTCTAGGGGGCGACTGGTTGAAGTTTTCCACCCCTATTAGTTTGGATTATGAGAATATGACTTTTACTGTATTTACTGGGGGAAAGAGGGTCAAGTTGAGGGCCATAACTGACCAGACTCAGTTTCAAATGATTGATGTTCACAGGTTGCTTCATCTAATCCATCACCATTTAGATGAGGTAGCTGAGCTGTACCTGATTCAATCTCAGCAGAGTGATGTATCCATTGTCACTAATTCATCTATTCCAGCCTTGTTGGAAGAGTACAAGGATGTGTTTGAAGAGCCTCAGGGCCTGCCACCTGTCAGGGGAATTGAGCATCAGATTGTGCTTAAAGATGGAAGTGAGCCTAAGCACCAATATCCCTACAGAACTACACACAAGAATAAAGATGAAATAGAGAAAATTGTTAAGGAATTGTTGGAAGCTGGCACAATTCAATATAGCAGGAGCCCTTTTGCCTCCCCAGCAATTCTAGTTAAAAAGAATGATGGTTCTtggcgaatgtgcatagattacaTGTATCTTAATTCTCTCACAGTCAAGCATGACTACCCTATTCCTCTAATTGATGAACTGTTGGATGAGCTATATGGTGCAAGTTATTTTTCTAAACTGGATTTGAGGTCAGGCTATTTTCAAATACTTATGAAGGAGGAAGACAGGTATTTGACAGCCTTTAGAACTCACCATGGACACTATGAATTCTTggtgatgccttttggattgtgcaatgctcctgccacatTCCAATCCCTGATGAATCAGGTTTTTCAGCcttatttaagaaaaagtgtgctAGTATTCTTTGATGATATATTGGTGTATAGTAAGAGCTGGGATGACCACTTAATTCACTTGAGGGCAGTACTGGATGTTTTAAGGGCCAACACTCTATTTGCTAAGATGAGCAAATGCCAGTTTGGGGTGCAGAGCATTGAATATTTGGGGCATATTATATCCAAGGATGGTGTGGCTACTGATCCTCAAAAGGTAGCTTGTATGAAGAAATGGCCAACTCCTAAGAACATTAAGCAATTGAGGGGTTTCTTGGGGTTGACTGGCTACTATAGAATGTTCATCAAACACTATGGGTTGATCAGCAGACCATAACCATTTTTCCCTTATTTAAGTCATCAAATTTCAAAGTTACTTCCTCCATAAACTGCTGCCAATTGATAGTAAACAAGTTTTCACAACCAAAGTTCTGCAGCCAGTGTAATGCCTGTCCTTCAAAATTATGCACAGCCAACTGCACCATATTTTCATCACTCATAGCAGCAGATAATTTAAAATAGGTGTTGCATTTAATAATCCAAGCCCTAGGATTAGTGCCATCAAATTTAGGAAAATCAATCCTATGGTTTGAATATCCAGAGTTTGAACCAGACTGTTGAGAATAGTCAGTCTTAAATCCAGGGGTGAAAGGAGAAACTCTAGAGCTGGAGTTACCTTCCTTCCTTGCAGTGAATGGGGACGGACCCAATAGAGATGAGCTCGTGTTTTCCTTGCCCTTACCAGATCCCATCATAAGTAGCTTAAGCTCTTCCACAGATTTTGTTAACTGATCATATTTTGTATCAATTTTCTAATCCAAATTCTTGAATTGCTCCTTGATTTGATTTTCTAACATAGATCTGTTTCTTGCTTCAGCAATTAGCTGCTGCTCCAACTTTTTGTGTGACTCCTGTAACTCCTTAACTCGTGTGCCATCAGCCATTTCCACTCGGATCTTTGCCAGACAGAAGCAAAAGAACCCAAGCTCTGAGATACCAATGTAATAGATCTAGGCTATTACTCGTATTTTTCTGTAATTCTAATGGGATTTGAAGGAATTTTGGATAAAATCGATAGAACAGTGAAGTAGATAGGAATAGGAagaaggagaaagagagagagaagataatttCATTGCTTAGGTTTTCCCATTTCATGCACGTACACTTTATATGCTAAGGTTTAAAGGTGGTGGGACCCTTGGGCTAAAGTTGCTAAATACAATAACATAGGTACtgaaaaacaaataaagataAGTGGTAACAATTGTGCCACATGTCACCAGATCTTGCATTTGGACCATTGACCTCTTAGCCACTTTTGATGTTCCCCATTTCAGCCAAATTCTTCCCACACGAACCAGTACTCTCTCTGCCTTGCTCAGTCAAACTCGAGTCTTCTTCTTCCCTCTTCTCAATCTTCTCCGACCCTCCAACCTTCACCGCTGCCGCCGTCTCTCTCTTCGGCACCACAACTTTCCCAACTTCCATTCCCTCTCCTTTAATCTCGGAGTTTCCTAAGTTCATGACAtctctgtccacaaaaaaaattgatcttCAAAAATGCTAAACGGTAGGTTGCTttctttgatttgatttgacGAGGGCTGGAATTGGATTCCTGTTCGCGGGTAATCCTTTTGTTGTACTATTAAAGCTATTTATTTTGAAGgattaatcttaataaaaataataataagattaatcttttatatattttgatgaattaaAACTTTAGGATATTCTAAaatctttgattatttttatcatttaaagaGTGTTCGATTAATAAAATTAGACaagattaaaataataatattatatcttGTTTGGAATAAAATTAGACaagattaaaataataatattatatcttGTTTGGTTCATTGAATCATTGTGTTCGATTAATAAGATTAGTAATGTTATAGGCTTTTATAGCTTATTTGATTGGATAGATAAAGCTTGAGACAGTGCCGCGTAAGATTAATCATAACTTATGACTCTTGGCCTAACTCCTGTGACAAAAATAATCTCGGACCTATTCAATCTCGAGTAATCTCGGGACAATTTAATCTTGAGCAACCAAACACCCCctaagctaattttgcttgattcttatctctTTGAAAATGTGAGATTAGAGAAATCATacttaaggataaaaatactcaatcatgcatcttacAACCATGTAAATAAACGCCCCCTTAGTTAACAAAATTCAGAAATTCAACCACATATTCATGCGACACATATATACATTCAAGAGATACTCCATCGACAACGTTTGGACAAAGAAGATAGcgaaataaagaataaattgGCAAAATACATATTATTACACTAACAAGGTACATCAAATACGTACACTTCTCatcagtaatttttttttttttcccctggGGCGTAGTTGAACGTCTAACTAGTCGAAAACGCAGCCAATCAGCTCGTCTTGCGGTCGGAAATTCATATACACATGTAACACAGTAATAGAGCCAAGTCTCATATTGAAAAATTAAAGTGAAAGTAAGCGAAAAGATACAACTGCAATTGCTGACTCCCGCATACCTTAAATGGGCATAGATGGGGGAACTAATGTTGGATCAGACGTGCTCCTGCTGAGGCGCGGCCTGTGAAGGGTCAGCAGCATGTGGAGTAGCCAACGGAGTGACTGCTGGTGCAGCTGAGGTGACGAGGAGGCCTCTGCTTTGTGCTGATTGAACCACGATTGCAAACTGCGTAGCCGCCAGTGCTGCAGCCTCCTATTCCAGCAAATGACGATTTCAAGACATTAATATCGCTGCTGACGTGCAAGAGGTAAAGCTTCGATTAGAGCAATATACATACCTGTCTTTGCCTCCTGCGCTGCAAGATGCTGATGGCCCAGATCATGATGTAGCAAGGCATAAGAAAGCCAACAGCTCGAAGCAAGAATAGCTGCACATACGGAGTGGTATTCAGCAAAAATATTGACCATTACATAGTCAAGAGGGCTGGGACAGCATAACATATAATGATCTATTGAAACTTACAGATAAGAAAGTTGATGCGTCGTCCTCTCCATCTCCATCCCCGTCATCAGTGATGGACAGTGCGTGTCTCAGTAGCAGAAGAGCCATTAACTGCCAATTGAAACAATACATCAATTGAATGTGGTGTTGTTGTCTGGGAGCAATGCTTTCAGAAAGTTTTTATAGTTCATGAAAATTCTCCAATAAACAAGTATAATATGTGACCTCGAAGGGCATAgcgtattatttattttcttggaTCTCAATCAAACTACAGAAATACTACCAAATGAGGCATTGTAATAAGGAAACAGCAGTACTAAAGGCTTACGATTAGAGCAGCTGAACGGCAAAAGGCGGCGCCACTGCTGTTAGCATTGTAATCATCATAGTCAGCAGCATCAAAAAACTGGCGCTCAGCCTCAGCAATTGCCAGAAGACGTGGATCATGCATGTCTAGTGGTGCGCCAGATATTTGCCATACTCCACTGAAATGAGATTCAACAAACCAAATCATAATTAGACAATAGTAATAGTCAACTTTAATCCCATGAAAAACGAACAAACTTTTACTTCTCTCATTCTGAGCAAGTGAAATTGGGAAACATAATTTTCACACTTGTAAGAATCAAATTATTACCCTATATCAATGGTAGTTTCATCAGATTGGGGACGTGGTACAGCAGTATAACCAGGCTGATATTGCTGCAGAACAAAGTAAATAATGTCATATCAGAGATAGAAGCTAAAACATCAGCATCATAAATTATATCTTCCTGTGAGAtctaaaattttgtttttctgtACATATGTACCCTTTATTACACATTCAAGGCAGTCAGATGGTATGTGTTCAGGATAGGATAATACATAAAATATGAGGTGAAACTGTTCCTAGTATAATGTTTCACACAAAATTGAGCTAGCATGTTGAGGTTGTCATGATTGATGAGCAAAACCA
It contains:
- the LOC130995808 gene encoding uncharacterized protein LOC130995808 — its product is MAEPLVGNVNQPPKTEAGGPSQPVPEAVGCGLNGKKPEMVGSSSSMAEDNQVAVTVENEEEDENAPLIGMGECRICQEEDSVNNLESPCACSGSLKYAHRKCVQHWCNEKGDITCEICHQQYQPGYTAVPRPQSDETTIDIGGVWQISGAPLDMHDPRLLAIAEAERQFFDAADYDDYNANSSGAAFCRSAALILMALLLLRHALSITDDGDGDGEDDASTFLSLFLLRAVGFLMPCYIMIWAISILQRRRQRQEAAALAATQFAIVVQSAQSRGLLVTSAAPAVTPLATPHAADPSQAAPQQEHV